The genome window CTGAAAATTGGGACGCGGTCTATTTCGAGATTGTCGCGAAGCCAGGCATCCGCACGCGCAAGCCGAAGGCAGCAGATTCTGCTGAATCGTAAGGTATTCATTTGTAGGGGCTTTGCTAGCGAAGCCCGCGCAAAGGCCACACGCATAGGAAGTTGTAAGACTTTAGCTGCCTTCGCGGGTGCCGCCCTTCGACAAGCTCAGGGCCTTGAGCCTGTCGAAACGGCAAGCAGCACCCCTACGCCAGATACTTCGATTTCGCAAAACCACAATTCTTGATGCGCGGCATCAATAAAAAAGCCTCCCGCGAACACGGGAGGCTTTTTGTATGAAATCTTTGGAAACGCGAATTAGAGGAAGAGTCTTTCCAATTCTTCTTCAGTGCCGACGTAGTTGCCGTCCTTATAGATTTGTGGCGCAGTTTCATCGCCGCAGACCGCTTTCAAGCCAGCGAGGGTGATGTCTTTACCAACGATCACTTCTTCGAATGGGTAGCACTGCTCTTTGAGGAGAGCCTTGGCACGCTCACAGTGTGGGCAGCCAATCTTAGTGAAGATAGTCAGAGGCTCTTGCACGGAAACATCCGGAGCCAGGTATTGCAGCATGGTGTCGGCATCGGAAACTTCGAACGGGTCGCCTTCAACTTCTGGCTCGATGAACATCTTCTTGATGACGCCATTGCTGACATACATCGAGTAGCGCCATGAGCGCTTGCCGAAGCCGAGTGCTTCCTTGTCGACGAGCATGCCCATCTTTTCGGAGAACTCACCGTTGCCGTCCGGAATCACGGTAATGTTTTCGGCTTCCTGATCGTCCTTCCACGCATTCATGACGAAGCTGTCGTTGACGGAAACACAGACGATTTCATCGACGCCCTGTTCCTTAAAGAGGCTCGCGAGCTGGTTGTAGCGCGGCAAGTGGGACGATGAGCAAGTCGGTGTGAAAGCACCGGGCAGTGAGAATACCACGACGTTTTTGCCTGCGAACAGGCTGTCGCTGTTGATATCAAGCCAATCGTTGCCATTGCGCGTGCGGAATGTGACGGATGGGATTTGTGATCCTTCTTTATTTTCTAGTTTCATAGTAAATCAGTGCTACGTCGGTTATGACGAGTGCTTGTGAGCGATAGAGTGCTGCATCTATTTCCAAAAAAATCAAATTCTCAGTTCTATTATCTGAGTATTTGTTCCAAGCATTCGGTGTTTCAACAGAAACAACCAGTGCTCAGAGTGCTAGCAGAGGTTTTCAAGGTGCTGAATCTTAAGGAAACACGGTGAGTTCCGCGTCGCACGACAGTTGGCTTTCATGCAGAGACATTTCAATTGCGCAAAAATGCGCAACGCACTTTTGCGCAATTGAAGTGTGAGTCATGAGTCAGATGGCACGAATTAAACTAAAAAGATGAGTTGGAACCGCGAATGGACGCTAATCAACGCGAATTTAGAAGAACAAAATGCTGATTATGAATTAGATGCAAAATATCAGTCAACAATTGGCATTGAAATATTCGTTTCGCCAATTGGCATATCCTGTTATTCGCGTAAATTCGTGTTCATTCGCGGTTTCTATAACAGAGCCTTAGCCAACTGCCGAATTTAGGATTAAAAACAGTAGAAGCGGCATCCTGCCGCTTGTTCCTTGATCCTAAATAAAATTGAACCTAAGTCTACTGCCGTAGTTCCTTAATGAAAGCGGCTGGAAGCACGCTTCTACTGCTAAAAAAGTTCATCCTGATTTTCAAGGGACGTCCACGTAAGCAGAGTGGTCGACCTCGCTAGCGCGAGTTCGCTACGCTGTTTTCAGCTGTAGCGATGCGACGCCAGTCGCGTCTGTTTGGGTGGGATGTCTAATATAGTGACACAGACATTTCTGTCTGTCTCTTCGCGTGAAAGTCCAAGAGTAGAAGCGTGCTTCCAGCCGCTTTCTTTGGATTAGTATTTTCAGCGGAAGCGTCCAACCAGTGCCAGTGAGCAGAGTGGTCGACCTCGCTACGGTGTTTTCAGCTGTAGCGATGCGACGCCAGTCGCGTCTGTTTGGGTGGGATGTCTCATATAGTGACACAGACATTTCTGTCTGTCTCTTCGCGTTGCAGTCTGCCAGTATAAGCGTGCTTCCAGCCGCTTTTGTTGAATTGGTATTTTCAGCGGAAGCGCCAAGCAGTGCACGTAAGCAGAGTGGTCGACCTCGCTAGCGCGAGTTCGCTACGGTGTTTTCAGCTGTAGCGATGCGACGCCAGTCGCGTCTGTTCGGCAATCAACCCCAAAAAAAGCCGCTCGGTTTCCCGAACGGCTTTTTGAAAGATGCTAATTGCTGGCGACTACATTTCCAGCTGCGGGCGGTCTGCCTTTGGCCAATCAATGTGGTAGAACTGACCGCGAGGCTCGTCGGTGCGCTCGTAAGTGTGAGCGCCGAAGAAGTCGCGCTGTGCTTGCAGGAGATTCTGCGGCAAGCGTGCGGTGCGGTAGCCGTCGTAGTAAGAGAGCGCAGAGCTGAAGGTCGGAATGGATACGCCGTGCTCAGCAGCGAGTGCCACGACTTTACGCCAGCTTGCTTGTGCCTTGTTGATCGCACCTGTGAAGTAGGGATCGAGCAGCAAGTTGGCGAGTTCGGGATCACGCGCAAAAGCTTCGGTGATCTTCTGTAGGAAGGCTGCGCGAATGATGCAGCCACCACGGAAGATCTGAGCGATCTCGCCGAAGTTGAGCTCCCAGTTGTATTCCTTCTGTGCTTCGCGCATGAGCTGGAAGCCCTGTGCGTAGGAGCAGATCTTGGAAGCGTAGAGTGCTTCGCGGATCGCTTCGACCATTTCAGCTTTGTCGCCGGTGAAGGCTGCTGCTTCGGGGCCACTCAGGATCTTGGAAGCGGCAACGCGCTCGTCCTTGACTGCAGAGATGCAACGTGCGAACACGGCTTCAGCAACCGTCGGAGCAGGTGTGCCCATGTCGAGTGCGTTGACGGATGTCCACTTACCTGTGCCCTTTTGGCCAGCGGTATCGAGCACGATGTCGACGAATGGCTTGCCAGTGACAGGATCGGTTTGCTTGAGAATGTCAGCAGTGATTTCGATGAGGAAGGAGTCGAGATCGCCCTTGTTCCACTCAGCAAAGATGTCGCCCATTTCGGCTGGATTCAGACCGAGCACGTTTTGCATGAGGTCGTAAGCTTCGCAGATCATCTGCATGTCGCCGTATTCGATGCCGTTGTGCACCATCTTTACGTAGTGACCAGCGCCGTCTGGGCCGATGTAAGCGGTGCAGCTGAAGCCGCCTTCGACAGGCTTGCCCGCTTCAGCACCTTCGAGTGGTTTGCCCGTTTCAGGATCGACCTTCGCAGCGATGGCCTTCCAGATTGGCTCAAGATGCTCCCATGCTTCCTTCGTGCCGCCCGGCATGAGGGATGGGCCGAAACGTGCGCCTTCTTCGCCACCGGAAACACCGGAACCGATGAAGCGTAGGCCCTTTGCAGTGATCTCTTTTTCGCGGCGGATCGTGTCGTCCCACTTCGCGTTGCCACCATCGATGATGATGTCGCCTTCTTCCATGAGTTCTGTGAGGCCTTCGATCACCTTGTCAGTCGCCCAACCCGCTTGCACGAGGATGATGACCTTACGTGGGCGCTTGAGTGAAGCGACGAAACCTTCGAGGGTTTCGCAACCGACGAGACCACCCGGAGTATTTGGATTCGCATTCACGAACTCCTCCATCTTGGAAGTCGTCCGGTTGTATACGGAAATTTTGAAGCCGTGGTCGGCGACGTTGAGAGCCAAGTTCTGGCCCATAACTGCGAGGCCGATAAGGCCGATTTCGGATGTAGCGTCTGACATAATTTGTGTCTGGGTTAAAAATGTAGTAGGAAATTTACTCGGTGTGCTGAAGCAAGGTTAGATGTGAGATATCATCTTGAATAAAAGTCATGTAAGCCATGAGGCGAATACAAAGGCGCATCGTAGCGAACTCTTAATTGAGAGTAAAATTGTAAAATCGGGAAAGTATTTGCATAAATGAGCAGCCATCCAGTCAGTAGAAGCGGCTTCCAGCCGCTTTTTTTGAAGTGACACAGGCATTGCTGCGCCATCTCCGGCAGACCTCCGTCGTGCCTGTCGCATTTAGCGCGTCTTTGATTTCTGAGTGCAATTCGCCTCGAGCCATTGCGTGAGTTCATCGTCGCTCAACTGGCAGTCCGCGAGCGCTAGAATTTGCAGTGCGGTTTCGGCTTCAGGTGCTTCGAATTGATAACCGTTTGTTTCGATGAACAGTTGGCAGACCATTAATCCTGTGCGTTTGTTGCCATCAAGAAAAGGGTGACTTTTCACCACGCCGGATGCGTATGTAGCTGCGAGTTCGAAAATACTGGGTGGGGGATCGCCGTAGCTGTGATGCTGCAAAGGGCGATCGAGAGCCGCATCTAGCTTACTTTCATCGCGCATTCCATCAGCACCTCCAAAACGCGCAACCAACATTGAATGAAACGTAAGGCACTCTTCCTTTGTAATCCAATCAGGCTCGTTCATTTGGCTAGCTCGCGGAAGGTGTTACGATAGCGCTTCATTAGATCTTCAGCGATCCGCATTTTCTCATCAAACCCCGGGCTCTCGGGATTAATATTCAGGGTATTGTTTGGAGCTTCAGTCAAATACACTGCAGCGCCTTCCTCGACCTTGAGCGCTTGCAGTGCCTCTTTGGGCAGAACAATCCCGTAGGAATTGCCGATTTTACGGATTTTGGTTTTGATAGGCATTGTTATAACATTTGTTATTATTGGAGGTTTTGCAAGCCGTAGTAGCCATTCCGAGGCTAGAATTGGTTTCATTTGTAGCGGATCGGCGAATGTCGTTTCGGTCAGTGCCGTGTGTAGAGCTCTTTGAATTTCAGTGTTTCCGGTTTTCAGCATTTCAAGCACTGCTACTTG of Lentimonas sp. CC4 contains these proteins:
- a CDS encoding glutathione peroxidase, translating into MKLENKEGSQIPSVTFRTRNGNDWLDINSDSLFAGKNVVVFSLPGAFTPTCSSSHLPRYNQLASLFKEQGVDEIVCVSVNDSFVMNAWKDDQEAENITVIPDGNGEFSEKMGMLVDKEALGFGKRSWRYSMYVSNGVIKKMFIEPEVEGDPFEVSDADTMLQYLAPDVSVQEPLTIFTKIGCPHCERAKALLKEQCYPFEEVIVGKDITLAGLKAVCGDETAPQIYKDGNYVGTEEELERLFL
- the gndA gene encoding NADP-dependent phosphogluconate dehydrogenase, with the translated sequence MSDATSEIGLIGLAVMGQNLALNVADHGFKISVYNRTTSKMEEFVNANPNTPGGLVGCETLEGFVASLKRPRKVIILVQAGWATDKVIEGLTELMEEGDIIIDGGNAKWDDTIRREKEITAKGLRFIGSGVSGGEEGARFGPSLMPGGTKEAWEHLEPIWKAIAAKVDPETGKPLEGAEAGKPVEGGFSCTAYIGPDGAGHYVKMVHNGIEYGDMQMICEAYDLMQNVLGLNPAEMGDIFAEWNKGDLDSFLIEITADILKQTDPVTGKPFVDIVLDTAGQKGTGKWTSVNALDMGTPAPTVAEAVFARCISAVKDERVAASKILSGPEAAAFTGDKAEMVEAIREALYASKICSYAQGFQLMREAQKEYNWELNFGEIAQIFRGGCIIRAAFLQKITEAFARDPELANLLLDPYFTGAINKAQASWRKVVALAAEHGVSIPTFSSALSYYDGYRTARLPQNLLQAQRDFFGAHTYERTDEPRGQFYHIDWPKADRPQLEM
- a CDS encoding type II toxin-antitoxin system death-on-curing family toxin; the protein is MNEPDWITKEECLTFHSMLVARFGGADGMRDESKLDAALDRPLQHHSYGDPPPSIFELAATYASGVVKSHPFLDGNKRTGLMVCQLFIETNGYQFEAPEAETALQILALADCQLSDDELTQWLEANCTQKSKTR
- a CDS encoding AbrB/MazE/SpoVT family DNA-binding domain-containing protein codes for the protein MPIKTKIRKIGNSYGIVLPKEALQALKVEEGAAVYLTEAPNNTLNINPESPGFDEKMRIAEDLMKRYRNTFRELAK